One window of Oreochromis niloticus isolate F11D_XX linkage group LG23, O_niloticus_UMD_NMBU, whole genome shotgun sequence genomic DNA carries:
- the rpl31 gene encoding large ribosomal subunit protein eL31: protein MLGTISSTFVVNGPHSKRTGFLYPQPSTLAQSFRLPPQLRAEMAPTKKGEKKKGRSAINEVVTREYTINVHKRIHGVSFKKRAPRAIKEIRKFAVKEMGTPDVRIDTRLNKAVWSKGVRNVPYRIRVRLSRKRNEDEDSPNKLYTLVTYVPVTTCKGLQTVNVDEN, encoded by the exons ATGCTAGGAACCATTAGCTCTACGTTTGTTGTTAACGGGCCTCATTCGAAACGGACCGGCTTCCTTTACCCACAACCCTCCACCTTAGCTCAGTCCTTCCGACTTCCGCCTCAGCTCAGAGCCGAG ATGGCCCCAACaaagaaaggagagaaaaagaaggggCGTTCAGCCATCAACGAGGTGGTGACCAGAGAGTACACCATCAATGTCCACAAGCGCATCCATGGAGT GAGCTTCAAGAAGCGAGCTCCCCGCGCCATCAAGGAGATCCGCAAGTTCGCAGTGAAGGAAATGGGAACTCCTGATGTCCGCATTGACACTCGCCTCAACAAGGCAGTGTGGAGTAAGGGTGTGAG gaaCGTCCCGTACAGGATACGCGTACGGCTGTCCAGGAAGCGTAACGAGGACGAGGATTCCCCCAACAAACTCTACACCCTGGTCACATACGTTCCTGTCACCACATGCAAAG GTCTGCAGACAGTCAATGTTGATGAAAACTAA
- the chst10 gene encoding carbohydrate sulfotransferase 10, protein MCEAMRHYWLLIGACGWVLLIVMFLSKFISFRAVDDYGERAGSPSGTVPGTKVVVKSIRMSSPEKQAPKSSDQPTAVPTLADWQSVAQKRIELLSTVCKNSSLRNLTHVSISKFVLDRIFVCDKHKILFCQTPKVGNTQWKKVLIVLNGAFQTVEEIPENLVHDHEKNGLPRLSSLTHQEINHRLNTYFKFLIVRDPFERLISAFKDKFVKNPRFEPWYKHDIAPAIIWKYRKSHRNNDLDASGLHFEDFVRYLGDVEGHRRMDRQFGEHIIHWVTYTELCAPCTINYSVVGHHETLEKDAPYILKAAGIDALVTYPAIPPGITRYNRTKVEHYFSGISKRDVRRLYARYQGDFHLFGYPSPDFLLN, encoded by the exons ATGTGCGAAGCGATGCGGCACTACTGGCTGCTCATCGGGGCTTGCGGCTGGGTGCTGCTAATCGTGATGTTTCTCAGCAAGTTCATCAGCTTCAGAGCTGTTGATG atTACGGAGAGAGAGCTGGAAGTCCGAGTGGGACAGTACCAGGCACTAAGGTGGTGGTCAAATCCATTCGGATGTCCAGCCCTGAAAAGCAAGCTCCAAAGTCATCAGATCAG CCTACAGCAGTACCCACACTGGCAGATTGGCAGTCAGTCGCCCAGAAGCGAATCGAGCTGCTCTCGACAGTGTGTAAGAACAGCAGCCTGAGAAATCTGACACACGTCTCCATCAGCAAATTTGTCCTCGACCGGATCTTTGTCTGTGACAAACACAAGATCCTTTTCTGCCAGACGCCTAAAGTGGGTAATACACAGTGGAAGAAGGTCCTCATTGTGCTCAATG GGGCATTCCAGACTGTGGAGGAAATCCCAGAAAACCTTGTTCATGACCATGAGAAAAATGGCCTCCCTCGCTTGTCGTCCCTCACCCATCAGGAAATAAATCACAG ATTAAACACCTATTTCAAGTTCTTAATTGTGAGGGATCCCTTCGAGCGCCTGATCTCTGCATTCAAGGACAAGTTTGTGAAGAACCCCCGCTTCGAGCCGTGGTACAAGCACGACATAGCTCCAGCCATTATATGGAAATATCGCAAGAGTCACCGTAACAACGACCTCGACGCCTCCGGCCTCCACTTCGAAGACTTTGTTCGCTACCTCGGCGATGTGGAAGGCCACCGGCGTATGGACCGGCAGTTTGGCGAGCACATCATCCACTGGGTGACATACACAGAGCTGTGCGCGCCGTGCACAATAAACTACAGCGTGGTCGGCCACCACGAGACGCTGGAAAAGGATGCCCCGTACATCCTTAAAGCAGCAGGCATCGACGCACTGGTGACCTACCCTGCCATTCCTCCAGGCATCACACGCTATAACAGGACCAAGGTGGAGCACTACTTCTCAGGCATCAGCAAGCGAGACGTCAGGCGTCTCTACGCACGCTATCAGGGTGATTTCCATCTGTTCGGCTACCCAAGCCCAGACTTTCTACTGAACTAA